One genomic window of Hippocampus zosterae strain Florida chromosome 12, ASM2543408v3, whole genome shotgun sequence includes the following:
- the popdc2 gene encoding popeye domain-containing 2 gives MSGENGSLMENLFAAPICDGWSNNTEGALYHLGNTILFLGYMGGSGAYGCLFIFGLLAPSFLCLTLWGWMTLCGPDVVAWNLLLLLACLFQIFHLLYRLHQEGLSGEELAALYQAVYLPLGVPVQVFKEIAGAFENKVLEMKAGEKYAVEGKTPIERLSFLLSGRINVSLEGQFLHYIHPHQFLDSPEWESLRPNEDGKFQVTLTAEEDCRYVSWRRRRLFSLMSKERYVCRLFAVMLGYDIAEKLYNLNNKLYIKSGVLLDIRLPSLYHVLAPSSQSSEGEAPERVDRHAPRESDPDRGCQGENPIGQRWPSDPELPLGGTMAGGAARFQRSRAPLAPTDTPKL, from the exons ATGAGTGGGGAAAACGGCAGCCTGATGGAGAACCTGTTCGCTGCCCCCATCTGTGATGGCTGGAGCAACAACACCGAGGGGGCCCTTTATCATCTGGGCAACACGATCCTGTTCCTGGGCTACATGGGTGGCAGTGGAGCCTACGGGTGCCTTTTCATCTTCGGCCTCCTCGCTCCTTCCTTCCTGTGTCTGACTCTGTGGGGCTGGATGACGCTATGCGGGCCCGATGTGGTCGCCTGGAACCTCTTGCTGCTTCTAGCGTGCCTGTTCCAGATTTTCCACTTGCTCTACCGCCTGCACCAGGAGGGATTGTCCGGCGAAGAGCTGGCCGCTCTCTACCAGGCCGTCTACCTCCCGTTGGGGGTGCCTGTCCAGGTCTTCAAGGAAATCGCGGGCGCCTTTGAGAACAAAGTGCTGGAAATGAAGGCGGGTGAGAAGTACGCGGTGGAGGGCAAGACGCCCATCGAAAGGCTTTCCTTTCTGCTGTCTGGCAG GATCAACGTATCTCTGGAAGGTCAATTCCTGCACTACATCCACCCACACCAGTTCCTCGACTCGCCCGAGTGGGAGTCCCTGAGGCCCAATGAGGACGGAAAGTTCCAG GTTACTCTGACGGCAGAGGAGGACTGTCGCTACGTGTcgtggcgccgccgccgcctcttcTCGCTCATGTCCAAGGAGCGTTACGTGTGCCGCCTGTTCGCCGTCATGCTCGGCTACGACATCGCCGAGAAGCTGTACAACCTCAACAACAAGCTCTACATCAAGAGCGGCGTCCTGCTGGACATTCGCCTTCCCAGCCTCTACCACGTTCTGGCCCCCTCGTCGCAGAGCAGCGAGGGCGAAGCCCCCGAGCGAGTCGACCGACACGCTCCCCGGGAGTCAGACCCCGACCGGGGATGCCAGGGCGAGAACCCCATCGGGCAGCGGTGGCCGTCCGACCCGGAGCTGCCCTTGG GGGGCACCATGGCCGGAGGCGCAGCTCGCTTCCAGAGGAGTCGAGCGCCGCTGGCTCCCACCGACACTCCCAAACTCTGA
- the pla1a gene encoding phospholipase A1 member A isoform X3, with the protein MAPTGKNVMLFFALSLVHTVQGLEATADECADMSNTTWQQYRQQRQQRAQPQVRYLLMTREHLGCARPFHQVPGSSFNATRPTKIVIHGYRALGSKPSWVLDLAEALLEVEDVNVLMVDWVHCASFAYNLVVDNYKEVALQISVLVNRLQKEGCKLETFHFIGISLGAHVAGFVGTLFEGKIGRITGLDPAGPMFKGADTFDRLDPSDAQFVDAIHTDSDYFGISIPVGHVDFFLNGGNDQTGCARSRFASVYGYVICDHMRALQVYMSALNASCWLSGVPCDTYQNFLQGRCLHCDVFRGTCPTIGLSENCGIRSSPLPTEQKLFLLTTSRPPFCAHHILLVLEASALTKSAEVEVTLTTGDLETRQRLRLQTDTTVYKAMLAHPAALCEIRSITLKNTGARFYRQNDVHLKSICLSQIASRTREEPLCVNNINVRRGSPWSHDFVQVFVLTTGQCG; encoded by the exons ATGGCCCCCACGGGCAAAAACGTCATGCTGTTCTTCGCTCTTTCTCTGGTCCACACGGTCCAAG GTTTGGAGGCAACGGCGGACGAATGCGCTGATATGAGCAACACCACCTGGCAGCAGTACCGCCAGCAGAGGCAGCAGCGAGCGCAACCGCAGGTTCGCTACCTACTGATGACCCGAGAGCATCTGGGCTGCGCGCGCCCCTTTCACCAGGTTCCGGGAAGCTCCTTCAACGCCACGCGGCCCACCAAGATCGTCATTCACGGATACAG GGCCCTGGGCAGCAAGCCTTCGTGGGTTTTGGATCTGGCCGAGGCGCTGCTGGAGGTGGAGGACGTCAACGTGCTGATGGTGGATTGGGTGCACTGCGCCTCGTTTGCGTACAACCTGGTGGTGGACAACTACAAGGAGGTGGCCCTGCAGATTTCCGTCCTCGTCAACCGGCTGCAG AAAGAAGGATGCAAGCTGGAGACGTTCCACTTCATCGGCATCAGTTTGGGGGCGCACGTGGCCGGATTTGTGGGAACGCTCTTTGAGGGAAAGATCGGCAGAATCACGG GTTTGGACCCGGCCGGTCCGATGTTTAAGGGCGCAGACACCTTCGACCGCCTGGACCCATCCGACGCGCAGTTTGTGGACGCCATCCATACCGACTCAGACT ACTTCGGCATCTCCATCCCGGTCGGCCACGTGGACTTCTTCCTGAATGGCGGAAATGACCAGACGGGATGCGCACGATCCCGGTTTGCCTCTG TGTACGGCTATGTGATTTGCGACCACATGAGGGCGCTGCAAGTGTACATGAGCGCTCTAAATGCGTCGTGCTGGCTGAGCGGCGTGCCGTGTGACACCTACCAAAACTTCCTCCAGGGACGATGCCTCCACTGCGACGTCTTCCGGGGAACGTGTCCCACTATCG GTTTGTCCGAAAACTGCGGCATCAGGTCATCTCCTCTCCCCACCGAGCAGAAATTGTTCCTCCTCACCACGTCTCGGCCTCCCTTCTGCG CTCATCACATCCTGCTTGTGTTGGAAGCGTCCGCTCTAACTAAAAGCGCAGAAGTGGAAGTGACGCTGACTACCGGAGACCTGGAGACACGACAACGACTCCGGCT TCAAACAGACACAACAGTGTACAAGGCGATGCTGGCTCACCCGGCGGCGCTGTGTGAGATTCGCTCCATCACGCTGAAAAACACGGGTGCTCGCTTCTACCGGCAGAACGACGTCCACCTCAAGTCCATCTGCCTGTCCCAAATCGCCTCGCGCAC GCGCGAGGAGCCACTGTGCGTGAACAACATCAACGTTAGGCGAGGGTCGCCGTGGTCACATGACTTTGTGCAG gTTTTTGTCCTCACAACTGGTCAGTGTGGTTGA
- the LOC127611095 gene encoding cytochrome c oxidase copper chaperone: MFKMSTVSAAAVEAATIPEGSEQKKPLKACCACPETKKVRDACIIEKGEENCTELIEAHKECMRQLGFKI; the protein is encoded by the exons AT GTTCAAGATGTCGACCGTGTCTGCCGCCGCTGTCGAGGCCGCTACCATCCCCGAGGGCAGCGAGCAGAAGAAGCCGCTCAAGGCGTGCTGTGCTTGTCCTGAAACCAAGAAAGTCAGAGATGCATG CATCATTGAAAAGGGTGAAGAGAATTGCACGGAACTCATCGAAGCCCACAAAGAATGCATGAGGCAGCTGGGATTCAAGATTTAA
- the pla1a gene encoding phospholipase A1 member A isoform X2, which yields MAPTGKNVMLFFALSLVHTVQGLEATADECADMSNTTWQQYRQQRQQRAQPQVRYLLMTREHLGCARPFHQVPGSSFNATRPTKIVIHGYRALGSKPSWVLDLAEALLEVEDVNVLMVDWVHCASFAYNLVVDNYKEVALQISVLVNRLQKEGCKLETFHFIGISLGAHVAGFVGTLFEGKIGRITGLDPAGPMFKGADTFDRLDPSDAQFVDAIHTDSDYFGISIPVGHVDFFLNGGNDQTGCARSRFASVLGFIPVYGYVICDHMRALQVYMSALNASCWLSGVPCDTYQNFLQGRCLHCDVFRGTCPTIGLSENCGIRSSPLPTEQKLFLLTTSRPPFCAHHILLVLEASALTKSAEVEVTLTTGDLETRQRLRLQTDTTVYKAMLAHPAALCEIRSITLKNTGARFYRQNDVHLKSICLSQIASRTREEPLCVNNINVRRGSPWSHDFVQVCNHF from the exons ATGGCCCCCACGGGCAAAAACGTCATGCTGTTCTTCGCTCTTTCTCTGGTCCACACGGTCCAAG GTTTGGAGGCAACGGCGGACGAATGCGCTGATATGAGCAACACCACCTGGCAGCAGTACCGCCAGCAGAGGCAGCAGCGAGCGCAACCGCAGGTTCGCTACCTACTGATGACCCGAGAGCATCTGGGCTGCGCGCGCCCCTTTCACCAGGTTCCGGGAAGCTCCTTCAACGCCACGCGGCCCACCAAGATCGTCATTCACGGATACAG GGCCCTGGGCAGCAAGCCTTCGTGGGTTTTGGATCTGGCCGAGGCGCTGCTGGAGGTGGAGGACGTCAACGTGCTGATGGTGGATTGGGTGCACTGCGCCTCGTTTGCGTACAACCTGGTGGTGGACAACTACAAGGAGGTGGCCCTGCAGATTTCCGTCCTCGTCAACCGGCTGCAG AAAGAAGGATGCAAGCTGGAGACGTTCCACTTCATCGGCATCAGTTTGGGGGCGCACGTGGCCGGATTTGTGGGAACGCTCTTTGAGGGAAAGATCGGCAGAATCACGG GTTTGGACCCGGCCGGTCCGATGTTTAAGGGCGCAGACACCTTCGACCGCCTGGACCCATCCGACGCGCAGTTTGTGGACGCCATCCATACCGACTCAGACT ACTTCGGCATCTCCATCCCGGTCGGCCACGTGGACTTCTTCCTGAATGGCGGAAATGACCAGACGGGATGCGCACGATCCCGGTTTGCCTCTG TTTTGGGCTTCATTCCAGTGTACGGCTATGTGATTTGCGACCACATGAGGGCGCTGCAAGTGTACATGAGCGCTCTAAATGCGTCGTGCTGGCTGAGCGGCGTGCCGTGTGACACCTACCAAAACTTCCTCCAGGGACGATGCCTCCACTGCGACGTCTTCCGGGGAACGTGTCCCACTATCG GTTTGTCCGAAAACTGCGGCATCAGGTCATCTCCTCTCCCCACCGAGCAGAAATTGTTCCTCCTCACCACGTCTCGGCCTCCCTTCTGCG CTCATCACATCCTGCTTGTGTTGGAAGCGTCCGCTCTAACTAAAAGCGCAGAAGTGGAAGTGACGCTGACTACCGGAGACCTGGAGACACGACAACGACTCCGGCT TCAAACAGACACAACAGTGTACAAGGCGATGCTGGCTCACCCGGCGGCGCTGTGTGAGATTCGCTCCATCACGCTGAAAAACACGGGTGCTCGCTTCTACCGGCAGAACGACGTCCACCTCAAGTCCATCTGCCTGTCCCAAATCGCCTCGCGCAC GCGCGAGGAGCCACTGTGCGTGAACAACATCAACGTTAGGCGAGGGTCGCCGTGGTCACATGACTTTGTGCAGGTGTGCAACCACTTCTGA
- the pla1a gene encoding phospholipase A1 member A isoform X1, protein MAPTGKNVMLFFALSLVHTVQGLEATADECADMSNTTWQQYRQQRQQRAQPQVRYLLMTREHLGCARPFHQVPGSSFNATRPTKIVIHGYRALGSKPSWVLDLAEALLEVEDVNVLMVDWVHCASFAYNLVVDNYKEVALQISVLVNRLQKEGCKLETFHFIGISLGAHVAGFVGTLFEGKIGRITGLDPAGPMFKGADTFDRLDPSDAQFVDAIHTDSDYFGISIPVGHVDFFLNGGNDQTGCARSRFASVLGFIPVYGYVICDHMRALQVYMSALNASCWLSGVPCDTYQNFLQGRCLHCDVFRGTCPTIGLSENCGIRSSPLPTEQKLFLLTTSRPPFCAHHILLVLEASALTKSAEVEVTLTTGDLETRQRLRLQTDTTVYKAMLAHPAALCEIRSITLKNTGARFYRQNDVHLKSICLSQIASRTREEPLCVNNINVRRGSPWSHDFVQVFVLTTGQCG, encoded by the exons ATGGCCCCCACGGGCAAAAACGTCATGCTGTTCTTCGCTCTTTCTCTGGTCCACACGGTCCAAG GTTTGGAGGCAACGGCGGACGAATGCGCTGATATGAGCAACACCACCTGGCAGCAGTACCGCCAGCAGAGGCAGCAGCGAGCGCAACCGCAGGTTCGCTACCTACTGATGACCCGAGAGCATCTGGGCTGCGCGCGCCCCTTTCACCAGGTTCCGGGAAGCTCCTTCAACGCCACGCGGCCCACCAAGATCGTCATTCACGGATACAG GGCCCTGGGCAGCAAGCCTTCGTGGGTTTTGGATCTGGCCGAGGCGCTGCTGGAGGTGGAGGACGTCAACGTGCTGATGGTGGATTGGGTGCACTGCGCCTCGTTTGCGTACAACCTGGTGGTGGACAACTACAAGGAGGTGGCCCTGCAGATTTCCGTCCTCGTCAACCGGCTGCAG AAAGAAGGATGCAAGCTGGAGACGTTCCACTTCATCGGCATCAGTTTGGGGGCGCACGTGGCCGGATTTGTGGGAACGCTCTTTGAGGGAAAGATCGGCAGAATCACGG GTTTGGACCCGGCCGGTCCGATGTTTAAGGGCGCAGACACCTTCGACCGCCTGGACCCATCCGACGCGCAGTTTGTGGACGCCATCCATACCGACTCAGACT ACTTCGGCATCTCCATCCCGGTCGGCCACGTGGACTTCTTCCTGAATGGCGGAAATGACCAGACGGGATGCGCACGATCCCGGTTTGCCTCTG TTTTGGGCTTCATTCCAGTGTACGGCTATGTGATTTGCGACCACATGAGGGCGCTGCAAGTGTACATGAGCGCTCTAAATGCGTCGTGCTGGCTGAGCGGCGTGCCGTGTGACACCTACCAAAACTTCCTCCAGGGACGATGCCTCCACTGCGACGTCTTCCGGGGAACGTGTCCCACTATCG GTTTGTCCGAAAACTGCGGCATCAGGTCATCTCCTCTCCCCACCGAGCAGAAATTGTTCCTCCTCACCACGTCTCGGCCTCCCTTCTGCG CTCATCACATCCTGCTTGTGTTGGAAGCGTCCGCTCTAACTAAAAGCGCAGAAGTGGAAGTGACGCTGACTACCGGAGACCTGGAGACACGACAACGACTCCGGCT TCAAACAGACACAACAGTGTACAAGGCGATGCTGGCTCACCCGGCGGCGCTGTGTGAGATTCGCTCCATCACGCTGAAAAACACGGGTGCTCGCTTCTACCGGCAGAACGACGTCCACCTCAAGTCCATCTGCCTGTCCCAAATCGCCTCGCGCAC GCGCGAGGAGCCACTGTGCGTGAACAACATCAACGTTAGGCGAGGGTCGCCGTGGTCACATGACTTTGTGCAG gTTTTTGTCCTCACAACTGGTCAGTGTGGTTGA
- the pla1a gene encoding phospholipase A1 member A isoform X4, with the protein MAPTGKNVMLFFALSLVHTVQGLEATADECADMSNTTWQQYRQQRQQRAQPQVRYLLMTREHLGCARPFHQVPGSSFNATRPTKIVIHGYRALGSKPSWVLDLAEALLEVEDVNVLMVDWVHCASFAYNLVVDNYKEVALQISVLVNRLQKEGCKLETFHFIGISLGAHVAGFVGTLFEGKIGRITGLDPAGPMFKGADTFDRLDPSDAQFVDAIHTDSDYFGISIPVGHVDFFLNGGNDQTGCARSRFASVYGYVICDHMRALQVYMSALNASCWLSGVPCDTYQNFLQGRCLHCDVFRGTCPTIGLSENCGIRSSPLPTEQKLFLLTTSRPPFCAHHILLVLEASALTKSAEVEVTLTTGDLETRQRLRLQTDTTVYKAMLAHPAALCEIRSITLKNTGARFYRQNDVHLKSICLSQIASRTREEPLCVNNINVRRGSPWSHDFVQVCNHF; encoded by the exons ATGGCCCCCACGGGCAAAAACGTCATGCTGTTCTTCGCTCTTTCTCTGGTCCACACGGTCCAAG GTTTGGAGGCAACGGCGGACGAATGCGCTGATATGAGCAACACCACCTGGCAGCAGTACCGCCAGCAGAGGCAGCAGCGAGCGCAACCGCAGGTTCGCTACCTACTGATGACCCGAGAGCATCTGGGCTGCGCGCGCCCCTTTCACCAGGTTCCGGGAAGCTCCTTCAACGCCACGCGGCCCACCAAGATCGTCATTCACGGATACAG GGCCCTGGGCAGCAAGCCTTCGTGGGTTTTGGATCTGGCCGAGGCGCTGCTGGAGGTGGAGGACGTCAACGTGCTGATGGTGGATTGGGTGCACTGCGCCTCGTTTGCGTACAACCTGGTGGTGGACAACTACAAGGAGGTGGCCCTGCAGATTTCCGTCCTCGTCAACCGGCTGCAG AAAGAAGGATGCAAGCTGGAGACGTTCCACTTCATCGGCATCAGTTTGGGGGCGCACGTGGCCGGATTTGTGGGAACGCTCTTTGAGGGAAAGATCGGCAGAATCACGG GTTTGGACCCGGCCGGTCCGATGTTTAAGGGCGCAGACACCTTCGACCGCCTGGACCCATCCGACGCGCAGTTTGTGGACGCCATCCATACCGACTCAGACT ACTTCGGCATCTCCATCCCGGTCGGCCACGTGGACTTCTTCCTGAATGGCGGAAATGACCAGACGGGATGCGCACGATCCCGGTTTGCCTCTG TGTACGGCTATGTGATTTGCGACCACATGAGGGCGCTGCAAGTGTACATGAGCGCTCTAAATGCGTCGTGCTGGCTGAGCGGCGTGCCGTGTGACACCTACCAAAACTTCCTCCAGGGACGATGCCTCCACTGCGACGTCTTCCGGGGAACGTGTCCCACTATCG GTTTGTCCGAAAACTGCGGCATCAGGTCATCTCCTCTCCCCACCGAGCAGAAATTGTTCCTCCTCACCACGTCTCGGCCTCCCTTCTGCG CTCATCACATCCTGCTTGTGTTGGAAGCGTCCGCTCTAACTAAAAGCGCAGAAGTGGAAGTGACGCTGACTACCGGAGACCTGGAGACACGACAACGACTCCGGCT TCAAACAGACACAACAGTGTACAAGGCGATGCTGGCTCACCCGGCGGCGCTGTGTGAGATTCGCTCCATCACGCTGAAAAACACGGGTGCTCGCTTCTACCGGCAGAACGACGTCCACCTCAAGTCCATCTGCCTGTCCCAAATCGCCTCGCGCAC GCGCGAGGAGCCACTGTGCGTGAACAACATCAACGTTAGGCGAGGGTCGCCGTGGTCACATGACTTTGTGCAGGTGTGCAACCACTTCTGA